From the Drosophila suzukii chromosome 2 unlocalized genomic scaffold, CBGP_Dsuzu_IsoJpt1.0 scf_2c, whole genome shotgun sequence genome, one window contains:
- the LOC139354333 gene encoding uncharacterized protein, with protein MRCYLEGYRFEVITDHLALKWLASIESPSGRIARWALELQQFQFDVRYRRGKLNVVADTLSRQPCEVLHDEPEKFADYMLENGQLYRNMGYRADDEYYFPWKLCVPTPHRARVLYECHDSPTAGHLGVLKTITRLSHIRLPACHKDISGPACTVTQNTTFGTLGVDVQYTAPYCPQENPTERTNRTLKTLMSQLSEDDQSSLDSMLPEISLAINSSISGSTGYTPGFLTQGRELLLPAMLYDELTPGSAVVRTNARESSMDEVIIKAFYPGANYGDGLEEEEEKEFLTSEGEAEGSTRPP; from the exons ATGCGATGTTACCTGGAGGGCTACCGATTCGAAGTCATTACCGACCACTTGGCTCTCAAATGGTTAGCTTCTATTGAGAGTCCTTCCGGCCGAATAGCGCGCTGGGCTTTAGAACTGCAACAGTTCCAATTCGACGTGCGCTACCGACGAGGGAAGCTGAACGTCGTGGCCGATACGCTTTCGCGACAGCCCTGTGAGGTACTACACGACGAGCCTGAAAAGTTCGCGGACTATATGCTAGAGAACGGCCAGCTATACAGGAACATGGGTTACCGAGCTGACGACGAGTACTATTTTCCGTGGAAACTCTGTGTACCCACTCCCCATAGAGCCCGCGTCTTATACGAGTGTCATGATTCCCCGACCGCAGGACACTTGGGGGTCTTAAAGACGATTACCCGCCTGTCACATATACGATTACCCGCCTGTCACAAAGATATTTCTGGCCCGGCATGTACCGTGACGCAAAACACCACGTTCGGCACT CTCGGCGTGGATGTCCAGTACACGGCTCCGTATTGTCCGCAGGAGAATCCCACCGAGAGGACCAACCGTACTTTGAAGACTCTGATGTCTCAGCTGTCGGAAGACGACCAAAGTTCTTTGGATAGTATGTTGCCGGAGATTTCCCTCGCTATCAATAGTAGCATATCGGGTTCGACGGGGTATACTCCCGGATTTCTCACTCAGGGACGGGAGCTACTCTTGCCTGCGATGCTGTACGACGAACTTACCCCTGGATCGGCGGTCGTACGGACCAACGCCCGGGAGTCAAGT ATGGACGAGGTAATCATCAAGGCCTTCTACCCAGGGGCAAACTACGGGGACGGCCTTgaagaagaagaggaaaaGGAGTTCCTCACCTCCGAAGGTGAAGCCGAGGGTAGCACACGCCCACCCtga
- the LOC139354182 gene encoding uncharacterized protein, with protein sequence MPSILGSLDTTVGLLLHGLLLSSMTSRANILSTSSSTTIWFPGRHGIRSILEDISSFNKRDRVFFPDRPLQTVFFKRELASGSASVLKVHTPQTALRSPTDIRGGPDPAAPSSSKNHKASFSHAEGTTKRSPYPCLLPTSLSFGMFCKNDPHT encoded by the exons ATGCCATCGATACTAGGCA GTCTGGACACTACCGTCGGCCTGTTGCTCCACGGGCTCTTGCTCTCCTCGATGACTTCGAGAGCCAACATCTTGTCCACCTCATCCTCGACCACCATCTGGTTCCCGGGGCGACATGGGATACGGTCAATCCTTGAAGACATTAGCTCCTTCAATAAGCGCGATCGTGTGTTTTTCCCAGACCGTCCTCTTCAAAC TGTTTTTTTTAAGCGAGAGCTGGCCTCTGGCAGCGCCAGTGTCCTCAAAGTCCACACACCGCAAACGGCCTTGCGGAGTCCCACCGATATCCGTGGTGGCCCAGACCCGGCAGCGCCATCGTCTTCCAAGAACCACAAAGCCTCGTTTTCCCATGCTGAAGGAACCACCAAACGAAGCCCATATCCGTGCTTGCTCCCTACTTCGCTATCTTTTGGCATGTTTTGCAAAAATGATCCTCACACCTAA